CACCATGACAAAGAGGGAAGAATCCTTACTGCACAATTCAATGATTTTTTTCTTGTCAATGTCTATACGCCAAATTCTAAGCGAGAATTAGAGCGACTAGACTATCGTATGCAATGGGAAGATGACTTTTTAAGATTCCTAAAATCCTTAGAACAAAAAAAACCTGTTATTCTATGTGGAGATTTAAATGTAGCACATCAAGAGATTGATTTAAAGAATCCTAAAAATAATCGCAGAAATGCTGGATTTACCGATGAAGAAAGGGGCAAAATGACGACTCTACTTAATGCTGGATTTACAGACACTTTTCGTTATTTTTATCCAAACTTAGAAGGAGCATATAGCTGGTGGAGCTATATGGGAAAAGCAAGAGCAAATAATACAGGGTGGCGGATTGATTATTTTTTATGTTCTTGTGCATTAAACTCCAAACTCATTGACGCAAAAATCTATCCTGAAATACAAG
The genomic region above belongs to Helicobacter ganmani and contains:
- a CDS encoding exodeoxyribonuclease III, with the protein product MRLISWNVNGLRACMNKGFMDFFNTINADVFCIQESKMQKSQADFSFPNYQDYWNSAEKKGYSGVVILSKTQPLSIDYDMGIEHHDKEGRILTAQFNDFFLVNVYTPNSKRELERLDYRMQWEDDFLRFLKSLEQKKPVILCGDLNVAHQEIDLKNPKNNRRNAGFTDEERGKMTTLLNAGFTDTFRYFYPNLEGAYSWWSYMGKARANNTGWRIDYFLCSCALNSKLIDAKIYPEIQGSDHCPVGLEIETH